The sequence CTATGCGTCGTATTAATTTACCGGATGTTGGTGGCGCAGTGCTCGCCGACACGGTGGGTTTTATTAGTAATCTACCACACCGCTTAGTTGAATCGTTTCGCGCCACGCTAGAAGAGGCCGCTAGTGCCGATTTGTTGTTGCACGTTATCGATGCCCCGGCGGATGAGCGTTTGCATAATATTGAACAGGTCGATCTCGTTTTAGAAGAAATCAAAGCTCATCAAATTCCGCGTTTACTGGTCTATAACAAGATCGATTTAATGGAAGGTATGGCGCCCAGAATAGATCGCGATGATTTGGGCAAACCGGTCGCCGTTTGGCTTTCCGCTCGGGATTCCCAAGAAGACAGGGCGGGAATAGAGCTATTATTCAAAGCGATATCGGATTTGTTAACGGATGACATGTTCCATGAGAAAGTGAGTTTGTCCGGTGATATGGGTAGTTTACGTGCGCGGTTGCACCGGCAAAATGCAGTGCTTGGCGAATCCTATTTGCCAGACGGTCGTTGTGAAATTGAGATAAGATTGCCCCAAGTGGATCTCAAGCGTATGCTCTCGGCTGAGAACATTGATCTCCAAGACCTTGCGGTTCAACCGCAACAAGATTCAGACGACGAGCGTCTGGCGGTCTAAATCTAACCTATTGACTAGCCTGTTTTTTAACTAGCGTGCTCGTTTCGCGAACGCGTACAGTTGAAAACGGCCAAATCGCCTTTATATCCTCTCAACTAATTCAAAATAATACGGAGTAACTTATGGCTTGGAATGAACCGGGTGGTAATAATAAAGACCCCTGGGGTGGCGGAAAGCGCGGCAATGATGGCCCGCCCGACCTAGATGAAGCCCTGAAAAACCTACAAAAGAAGTTGTCTGGCCTATTTGGTGGCGGCGGTAGAAGCGGTGGCGGGCAAGGCTCTGGTTTTGGTTGGTCTATGGTTGCTCTTGTTCTTATTGTTATCGCGGGAATATATATTGTTCTTGGCTCGGGTATTGTGAACGAGCAAGAGAGGGCCGTTGTATTACGCCTAGGGAATTATCATGAAACTAAAGGCCCTGGTTTTCGCTGGAACCCGCCTTTAGTGGATAAGGTTTATACCATTAATGTGACGGGTGTACGCCAGTGGACCACGTCAGAGCAAATGCTTACTAAAGATTTGAATATTGTTGATATCAAATTGTCAGTCCAGTATTTGATCAACGATGCTGAGCAATTTTTGTTGCGAGTGAAATCGCCTGAAGAAAGTTTAAAGCAAGCAACAAATAGTGCGTTAAGGCATGTGGCAGGTTCGGCTTTGATGCATGCGGTGTTAACCGAAGGTCGAGAGCAGGTTGCTTTTGATGTTCAGGATCGCTTGCAAATGTACCTTGATTCCTATGAAACAGGAATAAGTATTGAAAAGGTGAATATCGAAGATTCTAATCCGCCTCGTGAAGTACAGGGCGCGTTCGATGAAGTGATTGAAGCGAGAGAAGATGAAGAGCGTTTTCAGAATCAGGCGCAAGCTTATGCCAACGGCGTTATTCCTGAGGCGCGTGGTGCTGCACAGCGTGTGTTAGAAGAAGCTTACGCGTATAAAGAAAAAGTCATTGCCGAAGCAGAAGGTGAGGCGAAACGTTTTGAGTATTTACTTGCCGAGTATAAAAAAGCCCCTGAAGTGACACGGCAGCGTTTGTACCTAGATGCGGTACAACAAGTGATGAGTCTAAGTTCTAAGGTAATGGTTGATGTGGAAGGCGGTAATAACATGATGTATATACCGCTCGATAAAATTATGAGCAGTAATCGTCAGCCCGCTGGGCGAGCTATGGACGCCGTTGACATGGACACTTTGACGAATCAAGTGTTAGAGAATATTCGCCAAGAAGAGTCTGGTCTTAATGCGCGTCGTAGGGAGGGGAGATAGTTATGTCCGTAAGAGCCTTTATATTATCCATACTCGCTTTTGTTACCATTGTGATTGCAGCGAATTCAATCTACATCGTCAACGAGTTTGAGCGTGGCGTGCTGTTGCATCTTGGTCGAGTGGCCAATGCTGACTTACAACCTGGTGCGCATTTCAAAATCCCAATTGTACAAGAAGTGCGCAAGTTCGATGCGCGTGTACTGACATTGGATGCACGAGCTGAACGTTTTCTGACTGTCGAAAAGAAAAGCATGATGGTCGACAGCTTTGCCAAGTGGCGTATTATCAATGTAGGAACCTATTACACGGCAACTAACGGTGATGAGGCCCGCGCAAAGCGACTGCTAGAGCAGCGTATTAATGGTGGTTTGCGGAACCAGTTTGCTCAGCGATCATTGCAAGAAGTTGTGAGTGGAGAGCGCGATCAATTAATGACTAACCTCACCAATCAGCTAAACGAATTTACCCAAGATTCTCTGGGTATCGAAGTGGTTGATGTGCGAGTGAAGAAAATTGATTTACCGTCGGATGTGAGTGGCCCGGTATTTAGCCGTATGCGCGCTGAGCGTGAACGAGAAGCGCAGGAACATCGTTCACAAGGTAAAGAGCAAGCGGAAATCATTCGCGCCGATGCAGAGCGTCAACGCACGATCATGCAGGCAGAGGCTTATCGTGATGCAGAGCTACTTCGTGGTGAAGGTGATGCAAAGGCGTCCGGTATCTATGCGGCGGCTTTTCAGCAAGATCCGGAGTTTTACAGCTTTGTTCGTAGTCTGGAAGCTTATAAACAAAGCTTTAGTGGCAAAGAAGACATACTACTGATTGACCCTGATAGCGAATTCTTCCGTTATCTGAAGAATTCAAAAGGCAAATAGCGCTTGAATTCATGGTAAAATCACATAACCGGCTCCGATAGAGCCGGTTTTTTTATGTCTACGGATGATGGGTGGGGCTTCAAAAGTACCCGTCATGCTTAGCGAACAACTGAAATGTTAATGATAAAGGCTTCATTAGAATCCTATGTGGGAAGAACTCGGTAAAGCTGTTTGCCTGATATTGATCATAGAGGGCGTCGTGCCTTTTCTGTACCCTGATCGTTGGCGTAAATTGGTGGCAACCCTAGCGATTATTGATGACCGTCGTTTGCGGATTATGGGTCTCCTTAGCATGTTGATTGGGCTGGCATTGTTGTTAATCACTAATTGAGAATATACACATTATGAGTAGAGTTGACCGCTGGTTGCTGCCAGACGGCATTGAAGAGTTACTCCCTGAAGCGGCTAACAAAGTTGAAGGACTTCGCCGTAGATTGGTCGATACTTTTAAGTGCTGGGGTTACGATTACGTTATCCCGCCTATGGTGGAGTTTACCGACTCGCTTCTCACAGGCTCGGGCCGCGATATTGAACTGCTCACCTTCAAGGTGACGGATTTAGTGTCTGGGAAGACCATGGGTATTCGTGCTGATATGACGCCACAGGCGGCTCGAATGGATGCTCATAGCTTGAAGCGGGAAGGGGTTAATCGTCTTTGTTATGCTGGGCATGTGCTACACACCCGCCCGAAAGCACCTCTAGCATCGCGCACTCCGGTGTGGGCTGGTGTTGAATTGTTCGGTGAGCCAGGTATAGATGCCGACTTAGAAGTGATTAGCTTACTGTTAAGCACATTGCAGGCTGCCGGCCTAGACAAACAGTATATTGATATCGGACACGTGGGTATTTTCCGAGCATTGTCCGAAGCGGCAAGTTTGGACGAAGCAAAAGAAGAAGCGCTGTTTAACCTGCTTCAGGCCAAGGCTACCACGGAAATTCAGCGTTGGGTTGAAGATAATATAGACGAAGAGTACATGCGCAATTGGTTTATCGAGCTTCCAAAGCTGTCTGGTAGCGTTAGTACGCTGGCTCGTGCCCAAGAGGTTTTTGCTGAAGCGCCAGCCGAAGTTGCGGCTGCATTGGACGAACTTGCAGAGCTAGCGAAAGTTCTACAGCCACGTTACCCCGAGGCGCAATTATATTTCGATTTAAGCGAGCTCCGTGGTTATCATTATCATACAGGTATCGTTTTTGGCGCATTTGCGCCAGGATTAGGGGAAGCCATAGCGAATGGCGGTCGTTACGACCATATTGGAGAGGCTTTTGGTCGTCCGCGGCCCGCTACCGGTTTTAATGTCGATCTTACGGCAATAAGTCAGGTGGTAGAGGTTGCCGAAAAAGTTAATGGTGGTATCTTTGCGCCTTCCGTTAGTGATACGGGCGTAGGTACTCGTCAGTGGCAAAAAATATCAGAATTGAGAGCGGCGGGAGAGCGTGTAGTAGTGGCATTATCGGGTCAAACTGAGCCTCTATTGCATCAAAACTGCAATCGAGTGTTAGTCGAGCGTAACGGACAGTTTGAGATAGAATCTGTCTAAACGGTATTGAGCGGTAGCCTAAAGGGGCCGCGTAAAGATTAGTAAAAAAGAGTGTATGCTAAAAATGGGTAAAAATGTTGTGGTTCTAGGCACCCAATGGGGTGACGAGGGTAAAGGTAAAATTGTGGACCTGCTCACTGAGCAGGTATCCCACGTCGCACGATTTCAGGGCGGCCACAATGCGGGCCACACGCTTGTAATTGAAGGTAAAACGACGGTATTGCACTTGATCCCTTCTGGCATATTGCATGACGGCGTTACGTGTTTTATTGGTAACGGTGTCGTGCTTGCGCCTGACGCTTTGATGAAGGAAATGAAAGAGCTAGAAGCACAAGGTGTTCCTGTTCGAGAGCGCTTACGCTTGTCTCCTTCGTGCCCTTTGATTCTTGCTTATCATGTTGCCCTTGATCAAGCGCGAGAAACCAAGCGTGGTGAGGCTAAGATAGGTACAACCGGCAGAGGCATTGGCCCTGCATACGAAGATAAGGTCTCTCGCCGAGGTCTACGTTTGGGCGACTTGCTCAATGCTGACCGTTTTGCGGCAAAACTTAAAGACGTTGTGGAGTACCACAATTTCGCATTGACACAATATTACGGTGCTGAAGCCATAAGCTATGAAAAGGTGTTATCTGAAACGCTTACCTTAGCGAAAGAATTGATCCCGATGATTTCTGACGTGGTAGATGACCTGCATGTTGCACGTGAAGCCGGAGAGAATATTTTATTCGAAGGCGCGCAAGGGTCGTTACTCGATATCGATCACGGCACCTACCCGTTTGTAACATCATCCAATACCACTGCCGGCGGCACCGCCACGGGTTCGGGGTTTGGCCCGCTGTATCTGGATTACGTATTGGGTATAACGAAGGCTTACACCACCCGTGTAGGTTCTGGCCCGTTTCCTACAGAGCTCGAGTGTGAAGTGGGCGAATACTTGGGGGTTAAAGGGCACGAGTTCGGCGCTACGACTGGACGCAAGCGTCGGACAGGTTGGTTTGATGCCGTTGCCGTTAAACATGCTGTCCGCATTAATAGCATGAGTGGCATGTGTCTAACTAAATTGGATGTGCTAGATGGCCTTAAAGAGGTCAAAATTTGCGTGGGTTACCAGAATAGTGCGGGCGAAACTATTAGCATTCCGTGTGACGCCGAAGGGTGGGAAGATATTCAGCCTGTATACGAGAGCATGCCTGGTTGGACAGACTCCACTGTAGGTGTGCAGACGGTCGAAGGGCTTCCGCAGGCGGCACGAGATTACATTAGTCGTTTAGAGGTACTGGTTGGTATAACGGTAGACATTATTTCGACTGGGCCAGACCGAGTTGAAACCATTGTGCTGAGAAGTCCCTTTACTTAAGTTTTTTTGTGTTAGCTTTAACGTGAAAGATTATAAAACCGCTGCTAAGCCAGCGGTTTTTTTATGGGCGTCGATCGAGTGTATTGGATACCTTCAGAATCTTCGCGAGAGTGGTATTGTGGTGTTTATACTCCGTTAAAAGATTAACTATACTTAAAGAGTCTTTAAAGCGTTTTTTATATTGATGGCCGCAGGATCTACTTAGCTATGGATTACCCTCAGTTTGTTGATGATCATGTCTACTTGGATATGGACTCCTCTATACCCGAAACCGACCAGCTCAAAGCTATGCTGTCCAATCTCACGCGAATTCATTTGCTAACCGCAAATAAGTTCGAGGATTTTGACGAGCTTATTCGAGAGTATTTAGTCTCAGGGCTCGAGGTTTTTGGTTTAGAGACGGGGATAGTCAGCCAAGTTACCGAAGATGGAATATACCGTATTTGTGATGTGGTTAGCCCAATTGAACTGTTGCATAAAGGGCAGGAGTTTATGCTTGAGGACACCTACTGTCGCGAGGTCGTTCGAAGCCGGCAAGTACTCGGTTTTCCTGAGGTTGGCAAACTGGACTATATGAACTGTCATCCGGTGTATCAAAACTTAAAGCTAGAGGCCTATTTGTCTGCGCCCATTTTTGTGGGCGATAAGTTGTTTGGCACGTTAAATTTTACGTCTACAACACCAAGACACCGTGGTTTTTCGTTTCATGAGCATAATCTTATTTTGCTTATGGCAAACTCTATGGGTTCCTTCATTTTGTTGCGTAACAAGGAAGATAGGTTAAAAGCGTTAAATGATCGAATTAAGCGCTTTGTCGGTTATGTTGCGCATGATCTCCGCAACCCTTTAGGTTCTATTCTTGGATATGCTCGAATGGGAGCTCGAGAAGGGTTAAGTGAAAAACGCTTGCGTACCATTATTGTGAATATCCAGCGTCCGGCAGAAAGGGCGTTAGAGTTTGTATCGACAATTTTGGAGAATGCCGCCATTAGTACGGGCAAGTTTAGTTTGGTACAGCTGCCCATAAAGACCGAAACACTTTTTAATGAAGCGGTAGAATCTGTGGCGTTATTTGCTGCAGAGTCGGGTATTCAATTTGAGTTGACTGGACAAAACGATGTGAAGGTGTTGTGTGACAGCAAGCGAATCAACCAAAGCTTAATGAATTTACTGGTAAATGCGATCAAGTATTCGCCTGCTAACAGTTACATTCAACTAAATGCCAGCGTTGTTGATCAAGCCTGTAAAATAACCATTAATAATACCATTGGTGAAAAAGACGATAGTGAATCGGTGGAAACGAAAAAGTTATACGGCTCTGTTGGGTTTGGCCTTGATATTGTAAGAGAAGTGTTGGTCGCGCATCAGTCAACGCTATTGATCGAAAATATTGGCCCGAATTATTGTGTCTCATTTTCCTTGCCCGTTGCTAATGGGTGAGCTCTTTTGTATAAACTGTTGCTGTCGTGATAAGTTAAAAATAGGGTTAATGTAAATTTGGCGCTCATAGCTATAGATTTTATTGGTTTGTCTACGCATAAGCTTACAACTGTAGAGTCTAAAGGACCTGTTTTTAGTCCTCAAAGCAGTGTTCAATTCTTCCTATATTCCTAGTTGCTATTAAATAAAACCCTCCCCCCTATAAAAATTTGACAGATTATTTTAATTCAAAAAAAACAAGGGTAAGTGATTGAATTAGAAGGTCGTCAATAAAATAACGCATATACCTATTGGCTTCTTTCCTCTGCCCGCATCAAAAAATTCCTTCCTATACTTTCGAACTGTTAGAGCGCCGTAGTGCAACTGCGCTCGTTAAAATCAGTTATACGTTAATCGCGGAATCAAAGGGAATCCAGTATATGTCTCCTCTGTTGGTAGGCGCGGCGAGTAGCCGACAAGCAAGCAAGAAAATGGTAATTCTGATGAGTGTCATCCTTGTAGGGTGGCTCGCAGGGTGTGATAGCGGTAGTGATGGCAACTCACTTACAGACGTTATCGTTCCGCCAACGGTAGAGCCAACAGACGTTCCCGCCACACCTACACCAACACCTGAACCCGCTGCACCCTTATCGTTTTCGGGTGCTGCAGTTGACGGCCCTATTGCGAATGCCGTGGTGCGAATTTATCGGTTAGATGCTAGTGCGGAAAATTTAGAGGGTGTACTGCTCGACGAAGGCGGTACGGATGCCCAAGCGCAATTTGTTGGTTTAGAGGTTGACGCGGATGAGACCGGCCCCTTCCTCATTGTCGTAAGCGCAAATGACGATACCATTGATCTAAATACAGGTATGCCGCCGATTATCTCGGATGTCCGAACCGTGGTTACCGTCGATCGCATTGGCGATCCCGTCTATATTACGCCGTTAACAACTATGGCTGTAGCACTCGCTGCAGCTAAATCAGATGACGACGGAAGTATAACGGATGAAGAGCTTTTAGACGGATTGGAGGCTGCTGCTAACGAAGTCGTCTCAGCATTAGGGTTTGGAATGAATTCCGATGTGGATATTTTCTCGGTGCCGCCCATGGTGACGAATGATACCGATACTGATGAGGAGCTTGGTGAGGTTTCTGCGTATCGCACGGCTATCTCAGGTGCCGCTGCAGTAATCTTTAGTATTCAGCAGAATACAGAAGGCGCGACTACGGGAGATATTCTGGAGGGTCTAGCCGATGACCTTAGCGATGGCTCTATTGATGGGAACAACAGCGAAAATGAAGTTTTAGAGAATTACGATAGTGATGATGCCACGGTCATTATTGAAACCGATCCCTCAAATTTATTTATTCCCGGCACAAATAATACCGTCGAAGACGTCGAACAGTTACTGAGTGATGAGACGGCCGATACAGGCAGCACTGCAGATACGACCAGCCTAACGGATGGCACGGTCGATACTGATGCTGCACCCGGTGAAGCCGATACCGACCGAGATCACGACGGCGTTATCAATGCCGACGATGCCTTTCCCAATGATCCTAGTGAAACGTTAGATACCGATGGTGACGGCGTTGGTAATAACGCAGACCCTGATGACGATAATGATGGAACACGAGATGCCAACGATGTATTTCCGTTAAACCCAAGTGAGCATTCAGACACAGACGGTGACGGCACCGGCAACGCGGAAGATGATGATGACGATAACGATGGCGTGCTGGACCCAGAGGACGACTTTCCTCTTGATGCCAGTGCTAGTGACGCAACCGACGTGGACGGCGATGGATGGCCTGCCGGCCAAGATCCAAATGATGACGACGCGGATAATCCCGGTATTGCTTTCGTCGATAGCGATGGGGATGGCTTAGGTAATAGTGTTGATTCTGATGACGACAATGATGGTGTGATTGACGAAAACGACGACCTACCTCTTGACCCTACCGAAGCATCGGATTATGACGGCGATGGTTTTGGCGATGGTAAAGATGATGATATTGATGGCGACGGCGTGGCCAACCATACCGACGGCAATGATGTAGTGAATACCCCCCAAACCCAAGCGAGCCCTCGGGATGCCTTTCCGTTCAATGCCTCGGAAAGCCGTGATATGGATCGTGATGGGATTGGTGATAATGCCGACAGCGATGCCGATGGCGATGATCTAATCGACATACACGACCCTGACCCCACAAATCGCGATACCGATGGCGACGGCGTAAGAGATGGTGCTGATGCGCTCCCAGAAGATGGTACGGAAACGTTGGATTCTGATGGTGATGGTGTAGGCAATAATGCTGATAATTGCCGTTTTGTCGCCAATGCTAACCAAGATGACATTGACGAAGACAGCATGGGTAATGCCTGTGACGACGACGACGACGGAGACGGCGTTCCAGATACGGACGACGACTTCCCTCTCGATCCGGGAGCGTCAGAATCCAGTGATGCCGATGGTGATGGTTGGCCTGCAGGTCAAGACACCGATGATAACAATGCCGCAGTGCCCGAGGGTGACTACATCGATAGCGACCAAGATGGCGCCGCCGACACTGGTGGTTTAGCTCCCGATGATGACGACGACAATGACGGCGTAAATGACGAAGATGACGCGTTTGACACAGACCCCACTGAAACGCGCGATTCGGATAACGATGGTATAGGTGATAACGCCGATCCAGACGACGACAACGACAACACGCCTGATAGCGAAGATGCCTTCCCTTATGATGACAGCCAAGCGGCTGACACCGACGGTGATGGCGTAGGCGATAGTCAGGACAACTGCCCGAATACCGCAGGCCCACAAACTGACTTCGACGACGACGGAATGGGTAATGTGTGCGATCTCGATGACGACAATGATGGCCATGCCGATGATGACGATGGGTTCCCGCTTAACCCGGAAGAATCGATGGACACCGATGGCGATGGGATTGGAAACAATGAAGACAGCGATGATGACGGTGATGGCGAAAGCGACGAAGCAGAAATGGAAGCGGGTACCGACCCTCTACACCGCGATAGTGATCGTGATGGCAGTGATGATGGCAGCGATAACTGTCCCTTAGTGGCCAATGCTGATCAGTCTGACACTGATGAAGATGGGATAGGTAACCTCTGTGATGATCCACCCGACCTATCAGGCTATTACCTTATGGACATCACTGTCAGCGTGGCCGAATCTGACGTGGCTGAAGGCTGGGAAGATATTGCGGCGCAAGACTGCGATAGCGCCGAAGGTAATATGACGGCTGAAGTGGCACTCGTTTCCCAAATGGGAACAGAGTTCAAACTGCATTTTGCCGAAAATGAATTTGACGGCGAAGACGCTGGCGAAGGCACGGTGAACGCGCTTGGCCAGGTGGTAATAGAAGATCATGGCGAGCACCGTATGCCCACAGGCATGATGGAAGAATTCCATCTCACTTTCCAGGGCCTTAATAATGCGGCCACGGGTGTCATTAGCGGAACGGTAGAAGAAGAGCGGCAAGTGACTGAAGCCGACGGTACGGCAGTACTATACTGCTACACCATGATGGCTGTGACCATGACGCCTATGCCAGAAGTGAGCTCATCGCTCGTATTGGATGCCGACGGCGCCGACGGAGGATTCTTCACCTCCGGCAGTGATTCGTGGTACGACGATATGGATGGCCATCATCAGATCGAATTTTGGTACGACCTGCTAAGCAGTGAAGGAGAAAGCAGCTTTGTCTGGAATTCTGAAACGGGCGTTTGGGAAGCCTCAATGATGGACGATGACAGAGGAGGGCTTGTGTTGACCTCTGCCGGTTGGATGGAGGCCTCCGAAGATATGAGTGTTGATATCGACGGTGACGCTGCTGTTGTGTCACGCATGAGTGCCGGAGGAGTCGCCATACAGTCGTGGATGGTAAGTGCTTACTCGCTATCGGCTGAAGGTAAACCAATGGCAAACCTAGTTAACCGTGACTGGGTGCACGAAGGTTTGATTGATCCTTTTGCAACGTTTGGAGCAGGGGTGAACGCCCTTGCAATAGCGGCGCAAAGCCAAGCTGATACTTATGAGGTGTTCTGCGGTGAAGATGATTGGGCCGGCGTGCAATTGGGTTGCTTAAATTGGATGGCCGCAAGTTGGGAGCCGCCTGAAAGCGAAAACTCACCGGTACTAGCGACCGCACTATCAGACGTTATACACGACTCTGATAGCAGTATGATGGCCTTCTGGCAAGGTATTTGGGTGGCTCGAGAAGAGTCGTCCGGCGGCGAGGTAAGGGCTTACTTACAAAGTGATGCGCCGTCTGGTGCCGAGGGCACAACCGGTACTGCAACCTTTTACTTTGCCGGTGATGATGGCGTAATGGAGCCGTTAATGGACGCAGACGGACAGGCCATTATGACCGGTTGGGCAATATCGGACCCTCTCAACAATGACACGGACTTAATCCTATCGTTTGAGATGCCTGAAATGCTTAGGCATGAGTTTGATACACCCAGTGATGATGCGGCCGTAATTCTAGCCGTTGTCGAAGACACTGATGGCGTAGGCTATGTGCGTGAAGGGCGTATGCGCGCGGCGGGTGAAATGTACCGCAACGCAGGGCTGAACGCTGTTGGCGCTGAAGCCGCACTGGCCAATTTTGACTACGAAATGCCAACACCGGAGCCCACTCCAGAGCCAACACCCACGGCTGAACCTACACCCA is a genomic window of Teredinibacter purpureus containing:
- a CDS encoding thrombospondin type 3 repeat-containing protein gives rise to the protein MSPLLVGAASSRQASKKMVILMSVILVGWLAGCDSGSDGNSLTDVIVPPTVEPTDVPATPTPTPEPAAPLSFSGAAVDGPIANAVVRIYRLDASAENLEGVLLDEGGTDAQAQFVGLEVDADETGPFLIVVSANDDTIDLNTGMPPIISDVRTVVTVDRIGDPVYITPLTTMAVALAAAKSDDDGSITDEELLDGLEAAANEVVSALGFGMNSDVDIFSVPPMVTNDTDTDEELGEVSAYRTAISGAAAVIFSIQQNTEGATTGDILEGLADDLSDGSIDGNNSENEVLENYDSDDATVIIETDPSNLFIPGTNNTVEDVEQLLSDETADTGSTADTTSLTDGTVDTDAAPGEADTDRDHDGVINADDAFPNDPSETLDTDGDGVGNNADPDDDNDGTRDANDVFPLNPSEHSDTDGDGTGNAEDDDDDNDGVLDPEDDFPLDASASDATDVDGDGWPAGQDPNDDDADNPGIAFVDSDGDGLGNSVDSDDDNDGVIDENDDLPLDPTEASDYDGDGFGDGKDDDIDGDGVANHTDGNDVVNTPQTQASPRDAFPFNASESRDMDRDGIGDNADSDADGDDLIDIHDPDPTNRDTDGDGVRDGADALPEDGTETLDSDGDGVGNNADNCRFVANANQDDIDEDSMGNACDDDDDGDGVPDTDDDFPLDPGASESSDADGDGWPAGQDTDDNNAAVPEGDYIDSDQDGAADTGGLAPDDDDDNDGVNDEDDAFDTDPTETRDSDNDGIGDNADPDDDNDNTPDSEDAFPYDDSQAADTDGDGVGDSQDNCPNTAGPQTDFDDDGMGNVCDLDDDNDGHADDDDGFPLNPEESMDTDGDGIGNNEDSDDDGDGESDEAEMEAGTDPLHRDSDRDGSDDGSDNCPLVANADQSDTDEDGIGNLCDDPPDLSGYYLMDITVSVAESDVAEGWEDIAAQDCDSAEGNMTAEVALVSQMGTEFKLHFAENEFDGEDAGEGTVNALGQVVIEDHGEHRMPTGMMEEFHLTFQGLNNAATGVISGTVEEERQVTEADGTAVLYCYTMMAVTMTPMPEVSSSLVLDADGADGGFFTSGSDSWYDDMDGHHQIEFWYDLLSSEGESSFVWNSETGVWEASMMDDDRGGLVLTSAGWMEASEDMSVDIDGDAAVVSRMSAGGVAIQSWMVSAYSLSAEGKPMANLVNRDWVHEGLIDPFATFGAGVNALAIAAQSQADTYEVFCGEDDWAGVQLGCLNWMAASWEPPESENSPVLATALSDVIHDSDSSMMAFWQGIWVAREESSGGEVRAYLQSDAPSGAEGTTGTATFYFAGDDGVMEPLMDADGQAIMTGWAISDPLNNDTDLILSFEMPEMLRHEFDTPSDDAAVILAVVEDTDGVGYVREGRMRAAGEMYRNAGLNAVGAEAALANFDYEMPTPEPTPEPTPTAEPTPTAEPTPTAEPTPTAEPTPTAEPTSTPTSEPSGTPSPEPMGDRDGDGVDDGMDNCVLIANEDQADTDLDGLGDVCDMTVEEVFGVYLAELTFTDTSEDFDHDTGACVASEDDTFFLETHMEGNQLFMHIMGEMEDEGLGAIMDANNDFVLVGGPDFTGTGTFLPATNSFTFMFSDSYSSEDGTIQCAAAGTVTATPPDAVVESTAMASGVSWMEAHMWDSTGDGVDDQSEYEYGTIMVDALEVVSSWNDGLGEWVENPASDTDKEGFLTDNGIGFADDLIVVDGFVDSTAGETAIIKMTSDGIAADYQIMHVELESFTLAGMPVLSVAPDFSAGIGDTLNFSNGAMAYVAHIQTQNDTYRFWCDDDHDEWFMDNLECDNIVALDWVESSTDPSDFDPVPAQSLDAVINTLDAVSAGTAVGGVWIGEGSDAMGGFDVQAYFASENGNSTDASQFVMFVRHNHGGDPSSIVGEGAVTVSSMGGLTVMSFDVPESLMPIVHIDMDEMERFIFVESEIETGGATYVRQGAISRGGVAETAILFNPTARDDIVNNFSPF